One Capra hircus breed San Clemente chromosome 3, ASM170441v1, whole genome shotgun sequence genomic window, CAGAAAGGCAATAATAGCTTCATGTGATGATTTAATTTGGTACTAAGGGAGATGAAGctagagaaggaagcagaggctAGATAATGGACGGCCTTGTATATCGTGGTGGCAACAGGGAAACATTAAAGGGTTTCAAGCAGGCTAGTGGTACAATCACATTTGCATGCAGACCACACAGGCAGGCATTGTGGAGGATACACCTAAGTAGTAATGCTATTCTCAGAGAGACCATTTAGAAAACTACTAGAAAAGCATAAGCAAAAAATAATTAGGGGAAAGGAAAGTTTCCATGAGTGCCTACAACGTGCCAGCAACTAGATACTTCACACATATTAGTTTGTTAAATCCTTAACGACTCTATGAAGTTGGTATAAATCTCAGTTGTAtaaatgcagaaactgaggctcagacacaCTTGCAATGTTTCCACTATACCATGCTACTGAGGGAAAGATGGATTTGAAAGATATCTGGGAGGCAAAATCATACGGTTTATGATTATCTGGATATAGTATAAACTGGGGGACAGTGGGAGAAAAAAGCAGGTGGATACAACACAGAATTGTGAAAAAAACTCTCAAATTTCTACACAGCTTACTTTTTATATTACTTAACGCTATGCCTAAAGAGTTAATTTTCACTGCATATAAGGTCTACTCACCTGAATTTCTTCTTTCATCAAATATGAGAGGCCcacctcctcttctccttctcccagtTCTGAGCCTGCTTCATCTTCATCCTCAtcctcatcctcctcctcttcttcctcctcttcctcatatCCTTCAGGTGGACCAGCttcatcttcctcttcctcttcatcatcttcatctccatcttttagaatattttaaaagatgagcaAACGTCTGGGCAAATTATTTTTGCCCTGGCCCCTCAGATTCTTAAGCCAATGGGTAGAAAGTATCtcagggtgatttttttttttttttaagatttctctttTATAACATCCCTATTTACTATTTGAGAAATACAGTAtctaaacattaaaatttttccaaTGTATAGATTCTCTTAAAAACATTACATGTACTCAAGTTGATTTTACTTCATAGTCTTCAAAACCTGACAATCATTCCATCATTTTGTAACACTGTTTATCCATCAAATTTCTTCTTACAAGTGAATAATTTTTCAACCAATAGCAAGTGTCCCATCACTAATAACAGCTGTTCTGTCATCTGATCTATTAGTCACCAATTTATCTGAAAATCCATTAATAGTCACTCACCATTCTCCTCTCCCCGATCCCTAACAATGAttactctactttctgtctctatgaatttaccTACGAATGTGAGGCAAATGCCACACATATTGTatgacatttcatataaacagtGTCATACAATATGTGGCTTTCTGAatatggcttctttcacttagcaaaatgttttcaaggttcacacACATTGCAGCATGCATCAGTACTTcaatcatttttatggctgattaagattccattgtatggatatatcacattttgtttatttgttataTACTTGTTTCTACTTTGTGACTTTTATGGATAATTATGTGATGAATGGTTTTTGGCTTGtttttaatactattttaaaagttaccaaaaaaaaaaaaagttaccattTTACTGAGTAGTGGTGaggtttaaatataaaattttatggaGCTTAATATTATAATAACCATTAAATTCCCCAAAGCAATCAGAAATCAGAACAAATACAGGACTAGGGCTGTGGGTTTAAAGGTTTTCTTGTCTTATATCTTTTATCCCCCACACTTAAATACCCAAGTCCAATCTAATTTACTAGCTAGGGTAGAGGCTATAATTGTGACACATTTATAGTACTAAGAATGATTACCCTCATCATCCTCCTCTTCTGAATCTGGTGCTTCATTATCCTCCTGGTCAAATCCATCTAAGTATGTGATTTGCTGCAGCAGTTCAAAAATACTTTCTCTGTAATCTTCCAGGTTTGTGATCTCACAGTTAAACAAGTCAAGACTCttcaaatttttaagattttgctAGAaaggtaaaaagtaaaaaattacaCTCACgatttaaaatctttattcttttttaattcatGAACCAGAAAATGTATAGAACTTAAAGTCAAGAGAATTTCAGATGTTTAGAATTTTATAATGAAGGGCTATTCTATCGAGCAGTTAATTCTCCTAATAGGCCCTGGCGCGTAAACGCCACaagagcaggaactctgttttgttcactgctatctCGAGCACCTGGCTTAGTGCTTCGCCTGTAGTGGCACTCAATATATTTTGTTGACTGAATCTGTGCATAAAGAGGCAACAACAATAACATGGTTAGTTTAAATCCACAATCAAGTTTATTTTCAACAATTTCAACCTCccccaagctttttttttttttccttaagttttCAGAGTTTCACTtcatctcctttccttccctcataCCAGGAAACTGAGGAGCAAATAATGAAATAactcaaaaaataagaaagaaggaaCAGACTTTAAGAAAATACTGGAAATTTTACAACCAGATATTCAACTCCTGAAGTTGatgataaaataaatttcctaCAGATTTAAACATTTATCTGAATGTTTTActccaaaggaaaataaagcagtaTCATCTGTATAACAACATATAAGAAAGCCAAAAGTTTCACAAGAGTGAATTACAAGTCAATAGGATAAAACTCAAGCAAATCTCAGAAAATTCAACCAAAAAAAGCAAGTCCCGAGACAAACCTTTCCACTTACCAGAGCTTCTACTGTACTGAGATCTTTGATTTTGTTTCCACTCAAATTGAGGTAGGTAAGATTTGGGCATTTCTCTGCCAGGACTTCCAAGCCTCCAGAAATTATATTGTCACTAAGTTCCAACTATATATTCAACATGAGAAGAAAACAATGAATGGCAAAGGATTAGGACACATTaaagatttctaaaatatatcaatttaaagaaaacaattgtCATTCTCTTTGTCTTCAAGAAAGACTTTCAGAAGTCTTTAATTTCCAAATTCCCATCTATGaccaccaaataaaatattagaatctCTACGGACTTCTAACCAGGTTTGGTTCCAGTTGTATAATAGTTGGACTTTACGCTTCAGAGAAAAACATTTGGTAGGTGTTAAAATTCATGTCATAAAGTGATTTCATTATTAAATTTCCACAACCAAAGCAATATTACAGAGGATTTCAAAATGCTACACAACCCATTTTCTTACCTCTAGAAACACAGAGGCTTCTAATTAAAAGGCAGAATCATCATTTCATGTGGGAAAAAATGTGCATAGTACCCCTTGGCATCAAAGTCATGATACTCTCATGCCTAATGCCAACTTACCTTCCGAAGTTTATTTAAGCTGGGCAGCCGGGCCAGTGAACTTAGTTCCACATTAGCCATACTCAGAAA contains:
- the ANP32E gene encoding acidic leucine-rich nuclear phosphoprotein 32 family member E isoform X1; protein product: MEMKKRINLELRDRAPEEVTELVLDNCLCVNGEIEGLNDTFKKLEFLSMANVELSSLARLPSLNKLRKLELSDNIISGGLEVLAEKCPNLTYLNLSGNKIKDLSTVEALQNLKNLKSLDLFNCEITNLEDYRESIFELLQQITYLDGFDQEDNEAPDSEEEDDEDGDEDDEEEEEDEAGPPEGYEEEEEEEEEDEDEDEDEAGSELGEGEEEVGLSYLMKEEIQDEEDDDDYVEEGEEEEEEEEEEEGLRGEKRKRDAEDDGEEEDD
- the ANP32E gene encoding acidic leucine-rich nuclear phosphoprotein 32 family member E isoform X2 — protein: MEMKKRINLELRDRAPEEVTELVLDNCLCVNGEIEGLNDTFKKLEFLSMANVELSSLARLPSLNKLRKLELSDNIISGGLEVLAEKCPNLTYLNLSGNKIKDLSTVEALQNLKNLKSLDLFNCEITNLEDYRESIFELLQQITYLDGFDQEDNEAPDSEEEDDGDEDDEEEEEDEAGPPEGYEEEEEEEEEDEDEDEDEAGSELGEGEEEVGLSYLMKEEIQDEEDDDDYVEEGEEEEEEEEEEEGLRGEKRKRDAEDDGEEEDD